From Candidatus Poribacteria bacterium, one genomic window encodes:
- a CDS encoding NADP-dependent isocitrate dehydrogenase (Converts isocitrate to alpha ketoglutarate) codes for IFEATHGTAPKYANQDRVNPCSVILSGVMMFEHLGWTEAAELIVRGVEASIQQKRVTYDFERLMEGATRVSTSEFASAIVENMD; via the coding sequence CATTTTCGAAGCCACGCACGGAACCGCACCCAAATACGCGAATCAAGACCGCGTGAACCCGTGCAGCGTCATTCTCTCCGGAGTGATGATGTTCGAGCACCTCGGTTGGACGGAAGCGGCGGAGCTCATCGTCCGGGGCGTCGAGGCAAGCATCCAGCAGAAGCGCGTGACGTACGACTTCGAGCGCCTCATGGAGGGCGCAACGAGGGTCAGCACGTCGGAGTTCGCGAGCGCTATCGTCGAGAACATGGACTGA
- a CDS encoding DUF2442 domain-containing protein gives MSIAVPRVEDVRASDVRFDDERMYVQLVDGRELTVPIVWFRRLAEATREQRDDWRFIGRGIGIHWEQLDEDISIGGLLSG, from the coding sequence ATGAGCATTGCCGTGCCACGTGTTGAAGACGTTCGGGCGTCCGACGTCCGATTCGATGACGAGCGGATGTACGTGCAACTTGTGGACGGGCGAGAACTCACGGTGCCAATCGTGTGGTTTCGCCGACTCGCGGAAGCGACGCGAGAACAGCGAGACGACTGGCGGTTCATCGGGCGAGGCATAGGCATTCATTGGGAGCAGTTGGACGAGGACATCTCGATCGGCGGCCTGCTCTCGGGATAA